One window of Burkholderia cepacia GG4 genomic DNA carries:
- a CDS encoding phage tail protein encodes MRKLYAESGLKRISGAKGGGGGGGGGGESPDSLHSVALAKVLDIITEGEAVGLVKGMQSVFLDGTPIQNSDGSVNFQNYSVDVRTGTPDQDFMPGFPAVEREAAVGVPLTSDAPWVRQVQNTQLTAVRIRFGVPALQKSDPASGVFGCRVEYAIDLSVDGGSYAQVLSAAFDGKTTSLYERSHRIELPRAKTGWLVRVRRITPNAHSSLIADAVNIEAITEVVDRKLRYPMTALVGMTFDARSFSQVPVRSYHVRGLIVRVPSNYAPETRAYSGTWDGTFKLAWTNNPAWIFYDLLLSERYGLGKSVDASMIDKWGLYEIARYCDVMVSDGKGGVEPRFTCNCVIQSAADAFKVLQDIASVFRGIAYWGPGAVVASADMPSDPAYVYTAANVVGGAFRYVGSERKTRYTVALVSYNDPTNQYKQAVEYVPDEDGIARHGVVKTQVTAFGCTSQAQAHRLGRWILLTSRYESGTVSFQVGMDGVLVGPGQVIAIADPKKAGRRIGGRVRSAAGAVVALDKAPTVAAGDRFTAILPSGVAQSRAVKSVSGDVLTLVDRFDADPVSGGVWMVESSELAAQLYRVVSVQESDDDGQIAYTITATMHEPGKYAAIDDGAQIQQRPPTIIPPSVQASPTNVQISTYSAIDQGISKTTMVIAWDAADNAVTYLPEWRKDNGEWVTVAQTGGLQVEVPGIYQGRYVARVRAQNVMGVTSLPAVSAETQLTGKTSLPPAVVSLKAAGVVYGINLDWAFPSDGSAGDTQRTEIWQSRTPNRADAIKFSDFAYPQAFTSIQGLAVGQVFYYWARLVDTTGNIGPWFPATGPGVQGQPTTDQSAYEKFFEGQISHSALGEDLKKPIDAIPGIQHGVADNAKAIAKEVTDRAAAVAGEAQARADAVSAESRDRADAIAKEVKDRTDAIAKEATDRANAVADEARQRGAAVTAEQQTRQTADDSLGKRIDTVTASVGDASAAIKAEETARVGADGALSTRIDTVVAKSNDNAAAISSEATTRAGADTALGKRVDAVVVDVGVNKAAITAEQQARADADGALSTRIDTVVAKSNDNAAAISSEATTRAGADTALGKRVDAVTVDVGNNKAAITTEQQARADADGALGKRVDAVTATANANAAAITQEQTARADGDAANAGTIAVVQAQTNAKNSTFRQSVMPIAKAINDVWIDLGSANLFKQSQAFAAASAWGRNSLVTSVVDNAVIAPDGTKTAATLSVSGQGYIYQGSSMVAGERYTQSIFAQAGTATQIAVQSFQQTGVQYFDLAAGKVGTTSGIATNPQIVAIGGGWYRCSVTWAPTSTGANNVGYNIPLTGAGAVNIWGAQLEKLTGTGRYIPTATDIVSTAGNNTMLVWDGGVWVPSQDARIANNAAAISTEADARVTADNALSNRIDTVTASAAVNSAAITTEQKARADADGALSTRIDSLSSTVGGNAAAITAEQTARSDADSALGKRIDTISATVGQNTANITAEKQARADCDSALSNRIESVSAQINVPMAGDTGQAAGSTKVMAGVYSEQTARAEADMALAQRLDSVTAQMENDQASLIADIRTESEARVDAISAHAEQITTVRVQANANAAAVETVAQSYADLNGRVSASYQIKTQVTTDGRTYIAGIGIGIDNSGGIVESQVLVSASRFAVVDPNNGGSSIVPFVVQGGQVFLRQALIGAGWITNAMIGSYIQSDNYIAGRQGWRLDKSGWFEINASDGSGNRLVVDGSSVRVYDGNGVLRVRMGMW; translated from the coding sequence GTGAGAAAGTTATACGCGGAATCCGGACTGAAGCGAATCAGTGGTGCGAAGGGCGGTGGTGGCGGCGGTGGTGGTGGTGGCGAGTCGCCGGATAGCCTGCATTCCGTCGCGCTCGCCAAGGTGCTCGACATCATTACCGAAGGGGAGGCTGTCGGGCTCGTCAAAGGCATGCAGTCGGTGTTCCTCGATGGCACGCCGATCCAGAATTCCGACGGCTCGGTCAACTTCCAGAATTACAGCGTCGACGTGCGAACGGGAACACCGGATCAGGATTTCATGCCCGGATTCCCTGCCGTCGAGCGTGAAGCGGCTGTTGGCGTGCCGTTGACTTCGGACGCACCGTGGGTGCGCCAGGTGCAGAACACGCAACTTACGGCGGTCCGTATTCGATTCGGTGTGCCGGCGCTGCAAAAGAGTGACCCCGCGTCCGGTGTTTTTGGCTGTCGAGTGGAGTACGCGATTGATCTGTCGGTCGACGGCGGATCGTACGCGCAGGTGCTGTCGGCCGCATTCGATGGCAAGACGACATCGCTCTACGAGCGGTCGCATCGGATCGAGCTGCCGCGCGCGAAAACCGGATGGTTGGTGCGTGTGCGGCGTATCACGCCGAACGCGCACAGCTCGTTGATCGCCGACGCGGTCAATATCGAAGCGATCACCGAGGTTGTCGATCGAAAGCTGCGCTATCCGATGACGGCGCTCGTCGGCATGACGTTCGACGCACGCTCGTTCTCGCAGGTGCCGGTGCGGTCGTACCACGTTCGCGGCCTGATTGTTCGTGTGCCATCGAATTACGCCCCGGAAACACGCGCGTACTCCGGTACGTGGGACGGCACGTTCAAGCTGGCATGGACCAACAACCCGGCGTGGATTTTCTACGACTTGCTGTTGAGCGAACGCTACGGCCTCGGCAAATCGGTCGACGCGTCGATGATCGACAAGTGGGGGCTGTACGAAATCGCGCGCTACTGCGACGTGATGGTGTCGGATGGCAAGGGCGGCGTCGAGCCGCGTTTCACGTGCAATTGCGTGATCCAGTCGGCGGCCGATGCGTTCAAGGTGCTGCAGGACATCGCCAGCGTTTTCCGCGGAATCGCGTACTGGGGGCCGGGTGCTGTGGTTGCTTCGGCCGACATGCCTTCGGATCCGGCGTATGTGTACACCGCGGCGAACGTAGTCGGCGGTGCGTTCCGGTACGTCGGCAGTGAGCGCAAGACGCGATATACGGTCGCGCTCGTCAGCTACAACGACCCGACGAACCAGTACAAGCAGGCAGTCGAGTATGTCCCGGATGAGGATGGCATTGCTCGGCACGGCGTCGTCAAAACGCAGGTCACGGCGTTCGGATGCACATCGCAGGCGCAGGCGCATCGGCTTGGCCGGTGGATTCTGCTGACCTCGCGTTACGAATCCGGAACGGTGTCGTTCCAGGTTGGTATGGACGGCGTGCTGGTTGGCCCTGGCCAGGTGATCGCGATCGCCGATCCGAAAAAGGCCGGCAGGCGAATCGGTGGTCGCGTTCGTTCCGCGGCAGGCGCCGTCGTCGCGTTGGACAAGGCTCCAACGGTTGCAGCAGGTGACCGCTTCACGGCAATCCTGCCGTCGGGCGTTGCACAATCGCGCGCGGTGAAGTCGGTAAGTGGCGATGTGCTCACTTTGGTGGATCGATTCGATGCCGACCCGGTGTCGGGTGGAGTGTGGATGGTGGAGAGCAGCGAGCTCGCAGCGCAGCTCTATCGCGTTGTCAGCGTGCAGGAGAGCGATGACGACGGCCAGATCGCGTACACGATCACGGCGACGATGCACGAGCCGGGGAAATACGCGGCGATCGACGATGGTGCGCAGATCCAGCAGCGACCGCCGACGATCATTCCGCCGTCGGTGCAAGCGTCGCCAACGAACGTGCAGATCTCGACTTACTCGGCGATCGACCAGGGCATTTCGAAAACGACAATGGTCATCGCGTGGGACGCCGCGGATAACGCGGTGACGTACCTGCCCGAGTGGCGCAAGGATAACGGTGAGTGGGTGACAGTCGCGCAGACGGGCGGTCTGCAAGTCGAAGTGCCGGGCATCTATCAGGGGCGCTACGTGGCCCGTGTGCGGGCGCAGAACGTGATGGGTGTCACGTCACTGCCGGCCGTCAGCGCGGAAACGCAACTGACGGGCAAAACAAGCCTGCCGCCGGCTGTCGTGTCCCTGAAAGCTGCCGGCGTCGTGTACGGCATCAATTTGGATTGGGCGTTCCCCTCTGACGGTTCAGCCGGTGACACGCAGCGCACGGAAATCTGGCAGAGCCGCACACCGAACCGTGCCGACGCGATTAAGTTTTCCGATTTCGCGTATCCGCAAGCGTTCACGTCGATTCAAGGGCTTGCGGTCGGTCAGGTGTTTTATTACTGGGCGCGCCTGGTCGACACGACGGGGAATATTGGCCCGTGGTTTCCGGCTACCGGTCCCGGCGTGCAGGGGCAGCCGACGACCGACCAGAGTGCCTACGAGAAATTCTTCGAAGGGCAGATTTCCCACTCGGCGCTCGGCGAGGATCTGAAAAAGCCGATCGACGCGATTCCGGGCATCCAGCATGGCGTCGCCGACAACGCGAAGGCGATCGCGAAGGAAGTGACAGACCGCGCGGCTGCAGTTGCCGGCGAGGCACAGGCCCGCGCCGATGCGGTCTCGGCTGAGTCGCGAGATCGTGCGGATGCAATTGCTAAGGAGGTGAAGGATCGAACGGACGCGATCGCGAAGGAGGCGACGGATCGCGCAAACGCGGTGGCGGACGAGGCGAGACAGCGCGGGGCGGCGGTCACCGCCGAGCAGCAGACCCGGCAGACTGCCGATGATTCGCTTGGCAAACGGATCGATACCGTGACCGCGAGCGTTGGTGATGCGTCGGCGGCGATCAAGGCGGAGGAGACTGCGCGAGTCGGTGCAGACGGCGCGCTGTCGACGCGCATCGACACGGTGGTTGCGAAGTCGAACGACAACGCGGCGGCTATTTCGTCGGAGGCGACGACGCGGGCCGGCGCCGACACAGCGCTTGGTAAGCGGGTTGATGCGGTGGTGGTCGACGTCGGCGTGAACAAGGCCGCGATCACGGCCGAGCAGCAAGCTCGTGCTGACGCCGATGGCGCGCTGTCGACGCGTATCGACACTGTGGTCGCGAAATCCAACGACAACGCGGCGGCTATTTCGTCGGAGGCGACGACGCGGGCCGGCGCCGACACGGCGCTCGGTAAGCGGGTGGATGCAGTGACGGTGGACGTAGGCAACAACAAAGCAGCCATCACCACCGAACAGCAGGCCAGGGCGGATGCCGATGGGGCACTCGGTAAGCGTGTCGATGCCGTGACGGCGACGGCGAATGCAAATGCCGCGGCGATTACTCAGGAGCAAACCGCGCGCGCAGATGGAGACGCGGCAAATGCCGGCACTATCGCTGTTGTGCAGGCACAGACGAATGCGAAGAACTCGACATTCAGGCAGTCGGTTATGCCGATCGCAAAGGCGATCAACGATGTGTGGATCGATCTGGGTAGTGCGAACCTGTTCAAGCAATCACAGGCTTTCGCGGCCGCTTCAGCGTGGGGGCGCAATTCGCTTGTCACGAGTGTTGTCGATAACGCGGTGATCGCACCGGACGGCACGAAAACAGCAGCAACGTTGAGCGTCAGCGGTCAGGGTTATATCTATCAAGGCTCGTCGATGGTGGCGGGTGAGAGGTACACCCAATCGATTTTTGCGCAGGCAGGAACCGCGACGCAGATTGCCGTGCAATCGTTCCAGCAGACAGGTGTGCAGTATTTCGATCTGGCTGCTGGCAAGGTTGGTACAACATCGGGGATTGCGACCAATCCACAAATCGTTGCGATTGGTGGTGGCTGGTATCGGTGTTCGGTCACGTGGGCGCCGACGTCTACCGGGGCAAATAACGTCGGCTACAACATACCGCTGACGGGGGCGGGGGCTGTCAACATTTGGGGGGCGCAGCTCGAAAAGCTCACGGGAACGGGGCGATACATCCCGACAGCAACCGACATCGTCAGCACCGCCGGTAACAATACGATGCTGGTGTGGGATGGTGGTGTCTGGGTGCCGTCACAGGATGCACGCATCGCGAACAACGCAGCTGCGATCTCGACCGAAGCCGATGCTCGAGTCACCGCCGACAATGCGCTGTCGAACCGGATCGACACCGTAACCGCTTCGGCTGCAGTGAATTCCGCTGCGATTACCACGGAACAGAAAGCACGCGCGGATGCCGATGGTGCGCTGTCGACGAGGATCGATTCGCTCAGTTCGACGGTTGGAGGAAACGCGGCAGCGATCACCGCAGAGCAGACGGCCAGATCCGACGCTGACTCGGCGCTGGGTAAGCGCATTGACACAATCAGTGCAACTGTCGGGCAGAACACCGCCAATATTACGGCGGAAAAACAGGCGCGGGCTGATTGCGATAGCGCCCTGTCGAATCGTATTGAAAGCGTGTCGGCGCAGATCAACGTGCCGATGGCCGGCGACACGGGGCAGGCAGCCGGATCGACGAAGGTAATGGCCGGTGTTTACTCGGAACAGACCGCGCGTGCCGAGGCTGACATGGCGCTCGCGCAACGGCTCGACTCTGTTACCGCGCAGATGGAGAACGACCAGGCGTCGCTGATTGCCGATATTCGAACCGAGTCGGAGGCTCGCGTCGATGCGATCAGTGCGCATGCCGAGCAGATCACGACGGTTCGTGTACAGGCTAACGCGAACGCGGCAGCGGTCGAAACGGTCGCGCAGTCGTATGCGGATCTGAATGGCCGTGTTTCCGCGTCGTATCAGATCAAGACGCAGGTCACGACAGACGGTCGGACGTACATCGCTGGTATCGGCATCGGGATCGATAACAGCGGCGGGATCGTTGAATCGCAGGTGTTGGTGTCGGCGAGCCGCTTCGCGGTGGTCGACCCGAACAACGGCGGCTCGTCGATCGTGCCGTTCGTGGTGCAAGGCGGGCAGGTGTTCCTTCGTCAGGCGCTGATCGGTGCTGGCTGGATCACGAACGCGATGATCGGTAGCTATATCCAGTCGGATAACTACATCGCAGGGCGGCAGGGCTGGCGGCTCGACAAGAGCGGCTGGTTCGAAATCAACGCCTCTGACGGTAGCGGGAATCGGTTGGTGGTGGATGGTAGCAGCGTCCGGGTCTATGACGGTAACGGCGTGCTACGTGTGCGCATGGGGATGTGGTGA
- a CDS encoding phage holin family protein translates to MQEHEKTILELILMGGLIGIAKVLVGHEPLSFRLVVGRAVLGSATSMVAGVALMQIPDLPPIALLGLGSAFGIVGSQYLEVLLRRKAKQLFGESKNG, encoded by the coding sequence ATGCAAGAGCATGAAAAGACCATCTTGGAGTTGATTCTCATGGGCGGGTTGATTGGTATCGCGAAGGTGCTGGTCGGTCACGAGCCGTTGTCGTTTCGGCTCGTCGTCGGCCGGGCGGTGCTCGGCTCCGCAACGTCGATGGTGGCAGGAGTCGCGTTGATGCAGATCCCGGACTTGCCGCCGATCGCATTGCTCGGGCTCGGAAGCGCGTTTGGCATCGTCGGGTCGCAGTACCTGGAGGTGCTGCTGCGCAGGAAGGCAAAGCAACTTTTTGGGGAAAGCAAGAATGGGTAA
- a CDS encoding glycoside hydrolase family protein, producing MGNYDALKLKAELTRDEDRRYRIYTDTVGKVSGGIGRNLTDKGFRDNEIELMYQNDIAEAEAWLDRNLPWWSSLDPVRQRVMMNMAFNMQGRLLGFRNFLAAAQRGDWRKSADEMLDSLWARQVGDRAKRLASMMRSGV from the coding sequence ATGGGTAACTACGACGCATTGAAGCTGAAGGCTGAACTCACGCGCGACGAAGACCGGCGGTATCGTATCTATACCGACACGGTCGGGAAGGTGTCGGGCGGCATCGGCCGCAACCTGACCGACAAGGGGTTTCGCGACAACGAGATCGAGCTGATGTACCAGAACGACATCGCGGAGGCCGAGGCGTGGCTCGATCGCAATCTGCCGTGGTGGTCGTCGCTTGATCCGGTTCGGCAGCGCGTGATGATGAACATGGCTTTCAACATGCAAGGGAGGTTGCTCGGGTTTCGCAATTTCCTCGCGGCTGCGCAACGTGGCGACTGGCGCAAGTCTGCGGACGAAATGCTCGACAGCCTGTGGGCGCGGCAGGTCGGAGATCGCGCGAAGCGGCTCGCGTCGATGATGAGGTCCGGCGTATGA
- a CDS encoding DUF2514 family protein, whose translation MTWLDPRIWLAVLVAMFVGIVAGYADGHRDADQSAKVADQEKQIEDLMAERDEFRRRLVAQQEIATDAAKQRDEALHARAAADGAADVLRKQVAVLVADVRSAGASAGSPATGDALDLLADVLGRSDETSGELAKIADDRGIAGKQCERDYDALTSIARK comes from the coding sequence ATGACGTGGCTTGATCCTCGCATTTGGCTCGCGGTACTTGTCGCGATGTTCGTCGGCATCGTTGCCGGCTATGCCGACGGGCACCGTGATGCGGACCAGTCCGCCAAGGTCGCAGATCAGGAAAAACAGATCGAAGATCTGATGGCAGAACGCGATGAATTTCGCCGCCGCTTGGTGGCGCAACAGGAGATTGCAACCGATGCCGCGAAACAACGTGATGAGGCGCTGCACGCTCGTGCTGCTGCCGATGGTGCTGCTGACGTCCTGCGTAAGCAAGTCGCCGTGCTTGTCGCCGATGTTCGAAGTGCCGGCGCTTCCGCCGGAAGCCCGGCAACCGGCGACGCCCTCGATCTGCTTGCCGACGTGCTCGGCCGGTCTGATGAAACGTCGGGAGAGCTGGCAAAGATCGCTGACGATCGGGGCATCGCCGGCAAGCAGTGTGAACGTGACTACGACGCGCTGACGTCGATTGCAAGGAAGTGA